One Sanguibacter keddieii DSM 10542 genomic window carries:
- a CDS encoding DNA polymerase III subunit gamma and tau: MSTALYRRYRPENFAEVIGQEHVTDPLRQALRSDRVNHAYLFSGPRGCGKTTSARILARILNCAKNTPETPTDTPCGECESCTELARGGPGSLDVVEIDAASHGGVDDARELRERATFSPSRDRFKIFILDEAHMVTAQGFNALLKIVEEPPEYLKFIFATTEPDKVIGTIRSRTHHYPFRLVAPETLQTYLGELCTSENITVGGGVLPLVVRAGGGSVRDSLSVLDQLMAGAESGVLDYERAVSLLGFTHVTLLDDVVEALAARDGASMFRVVDHVVATGHEPRRFVEDLLERLRDLIVLSVSGEAAQAVLRSVPADQLARMQAQATNLGAAELSRSADVVNAALTEMSGATSPRLHLELLCARLLLPAVDDTTTGIAARLDRLERGAVAGAPPVRAVEAAAYAPPAPAAPVAPQVAAPAVPAPVVTEPVAPAASAAEPAPVGVVRAPAEATDAPVAEPVEPTAPARPSGIPPWEDAPSAETSPAAAADAGAAAPSPEPVEAESPAPAETAPEPAVVTEPVAPAPPVTQPAPQAAAPPAAAPVSAAPVASPPAPQAAAQPEQGGHAAASAEMLRRRWPEVLDTLSRMKKSTWALIAQNAQVADLSDTTLRLTFASSGLATTFRNGPHAELVQRAVRETLGFDARVEGGIEEQSRPAAPAPSASAPARPAGPAGVDPAAAAASWDVPVSTVSAPAAPPVAAQPAPAAAAPSPQTASLPAATGAGAAPGRAGSPAGPPPERRGTAEEPPPGYGEEPPEDFDHGPEPVVDRGPARDQAPANGSAPARDAAPAVSGAAAPAGARTDASAVPGETPRQAAERRFAEERAAEEARAHVVDDPQPDDEDLASTGLVGVPLVTQILGGTIIDEIVDGQV, encoded by the coding sequence GTGAGCACAGCCCTGTACCGCCGCTACCGTCCCGAGAACTTCGCCGAGGTGATCGGTCAGGAGCACGTGACGGACCCGCTCCGGCAGGCTCTGCGCTCCGACCGCGTGAACCACGCCTACCTGTTCTCCGGCCCCCGAGGCTGCGGCAAGACGACGTCCGCCCGCATCCTCGCGCGCATCCTCAACTGTGCGAAGAACACCCCCGAGACGCCGACCGACACGCCCTGCGGCGAGTGCGAGTCCTGCACGGAGCTCGCCCGCGGCGGCCCCGGCAGCCTCGACGTCGTCGAGATCGACGCGGCGAGCCACGGTGGCGTCGACGACGCCCGTGAGCTGCGCGAGCGCGCCACGTTCTCGCCGTCGCGCGACCGCTTCAAGATCTTCATCCTCGACGAGGCCCACATGGTCACGGCGCAGGGCTTCAACGCGCTGCTCAAGATCGTCGAGGAGCCGCCGGAGTACCTCAAGTTCATCTTCGCGACGACCGAGCCCGACAAGGTCATCGGCACCATCCGCTCGCGCACCCACCACTACCCCTTCCGCCTCGTGGCGCCCGAGACGCTCCAGACGTACCTCGGCGAGCTCTGCACCAGCGAGAACATCACGGTGGGCGGGGGAGTGCTGCCGCTCGTCGTGCGCGCCGGCGGCGGCTCGGTCCGTGACTCGCTGTCCGTCCTCGACCAGCTGATGGCCGGCGCCGAGAGCGGCGTCCTCGACTACGAGCGCGCCGTCTCGCTGCTCGGCTTCACGCACGTCACCCTGCTCGACGACGTCGTCGAGGCGCTCGCCGCCCGCGACGGCGCCAGCATGTTCCGCGTGGTCGACCACGTGGTCGCGACCGGCCACGAGCCCCGACGGTTCGTCGAGGACCTGCTCGAGCGCCTGCGCGACCTCATCGTGCTGTCCGTCTCGGGCGAGGCCGCCCAGGCTGTGCTGCGCAGCGTCCCGGCCGACCAGCTCGCCCGCATGCAGGCGCAGGCCACCAACCTCGGCGCCGCCGAGCTCTCGCGCTCCGCCGACGTCGTCAACGCCGCGCTCACCGAGATGAGCGGTGCGACCTCGCCCCGCCTGCACCTCGAGCTGCTCTGCGCACGCCTGCTGCTGCCCGCGGTCGACGACACGACCACCGGCATCGCCGCACGGCTCGACCGCCTCGAGCGCGGCGCCGTCGCCGGTGCGCCCCCGGTGCGCGCCGTGGAGGCTGCGGCGTATGCGCCGCCGGCCCCTGCCGCCCCGGTGGCACCGCAGGTCGCGGCTCCCGCTGTGCCGGCACCTGTGGTCACGGAGCCTGTGGCCCCGGCGGCGAGCGCTGCCGAGCCCGCGCCGGTCGGCGTCGTCCGCGCCCCGGCCGAGGCCACGGACGCCCCGGTCGCCGAGCCGGTCGAGCCCACGGCCCCGGCACGCCCCTCGGGCATCCCGCCGTGGGAGGACGCACCGTCCGCCGAGACGTCGCCCGCCGCTGCCGCGGATGCGGGCGCGGCGGCCCCGTCGCCTGAGCCGGTGGAAGCAGAGTCTCCCGCGCCTGCGGAGACCGCTCCGGAACCGGCCGTGGTCACCGAGCCGGTCGCCCCCGCCCCGCCGGTCACGCAGCCCGCCCCGCAGGCTGCTGCTCCGCCTGCCGCTGCCCCGGTGTCTGCTGCCCCGGTGGCATCGCCGCCGGCACCCCAGGCTGCTGCTCAGCCGGAGCAGGGCGGCCACGCCGCCGCGTCGGCCGAGATGCTGCGCCGACGCTGGCCCGAGGTGCTCGACACCCTGAGCCGCATGAAGAAGTCCACCTGGGCGCTCATCGCCCAGAACGCGCAGGTCGCCGACCTCAGCGACACCACGCTGCGCCTCACCTTCGCCTCGAGCGGTCTGGCGACGACGTTCCGCAACGGTCCGCACGCCGAGCTCGTCCAGCGCGCCGTCCGCGAGACCCTCGGCTTCGACGCCCGGGTCGAGGGCGGCATCGAGGAGCAGTCGCGCCCGGCGGCCCCCGCCCCGAGCGCGTCCGCGCCAGCCCGACCGGCTGGACCTGCCGGGGTCGACCCCGCTGCGGCCGCAGCCTCGTGGGACGTGCCGGTGTCGACGGTCTCCGCGCCGGCGGCCCCGCCGGTCGCCGCGCAGCCTGCGCCGGCCGCAGCCGCGCCCAGCCCTCAGACCGCTTCCCTCCCGGCCGCGACCGGGGCGGGTGCGGCGCCGGGTCGCGCCGGGAGCCCGGCAGGCCCGCCGCCCGAGCGTCGGGGCACGGCCGAGGAGCCGCCGCCCGGGTACGGAGAAGAGCCGCCCGAGGATTTTGACCACGGGCCGGAGCCGGTCGTCGACCGGGGGCCCGCACGTGACCAGGCTCCTGCGAACGGCTCGGCTCCCGCACGGGACGCCGCGCCCGCCGTCAGCGGGGCTGCCGCGCCGGCCGGTGCGCGTACCGACGCCTCCGCCGTGCCGGGGGAGACCCCGCGTCAGGCTGCCGAGCGTCGCTTCGCCGAGGAGCGCGCTGCCGAGGAGGCGCGCGCCCACGTGGTCGACGACCCCCAGCCGGACGACGAGGACCTCGCCTCGACCGGGCTCGTCGGCGTCCCGCTCGTCACCCAGATCCTCGGCGGCACCATCATCGACGAGATCGTCGACGGCCAGGTCTGA
- the recR gene encoding recombination mediator RecR gives MYEGAVQDLIDELGRLPGIGPKSAQRIAFHLLAADAEDARRLAEALTEVKLKVRFCEICGNVAESEQCRICQDPRRSVAVICVVEEAKDVVAIERTREFRGKYHVLGGAINPIDNVGPDDLRIKELLTRLADGAVQEVILAMDPNVEGEATATYLARMLGPMGLRVTRLASGLPVGGDLEYADEVTLGRAFEGRRVVGA, from the coding sequence GTGTACGAAGGCGCAGTCCAAGACCTGATCGACGAGCTCGGCCGGCTTCCCGGCATCGGGCCCAAGAGCGCGCAGCGGATCGCGTTCCACCTCCTCGCCGCCGACGCCGAGGACGCCCGACGCCTCGCCGAGGCGCTCACCGAGGTCAAGCTCAAGGTCCGCTTCTGCGAGATCTGCGGCAACGTCGCCGAGTCCGAGCAGTGCCGCATCTGCCAGGACCCGCGCCGCTCCGTCGCGGTGATCTGCGTGGTCGAAGAGGCCAAGGACGTCGTCGCCATCGAGCGCACCCGCGAGTTCCGCGGCAAGTACCACGTGCTCGGCGGGGCCATCAACCCGATCGACAACGTCGGCCCGGACGACCTCCGCATCAAGGAGCTCCTCACCCGTCTGGCCGACGGGGCCGTCCAGGAGGTCATCCTCGCCATGGACCCCAACGTCGAGGGGGAGGCCACGGCCACCTACCTCGCCCGGATGCTCGGCCCGATGGGCCTGCGCGTCACCCGTCTCGCCTCGGGCCTGCCCGTCGGCGGAGACCTCGAGTACGCCGACGAGGTCACGCTCGGCCGTGCCTTCGAGGGACGGCGGGTCGTCGGTGCCTGA
- a CDS encoding DUF5063 domain-containing protein, whose amino-acid sequence MPDDAADAAGTPDPTGTSATATATTTAAASAVGAGRTDVVGVAAAFAPQAARFLQTCADVASGAVPEAAIPLLLLATSDVLGAGARLGAMVDVVPSSRTEPDDGEETDIDPLRIGLALVLDGIDEYTEVVDPVLSDATGDAALSADLATVAAALGQGLQHYEAGHVVEALWWWQFSYLTSWGDRGASAVRGLVLILGHLRTDVADDPAADAERDALEG is encoded by the coding sequence GTGCCTGACGACGCTGCGGACGCAGCCGGCACCCCGGACCCCACGGGCACCTCAGCCACCGCCACCGCCACCACCACTGCCGCTGCGTCTGCGGTCGGTGCGGGGCGCACCGACGTCGTCGGTGTCGCCGCGGCCTTCGCGCCGCAGGCGGCACGGTTCCTGCAGACCTGCGCCGACGTCGCTTCCGGGGCTGTGCCCGAGGCCGCGATCCCGCTGCTGCTGCTCGCCACCTCCGACGTCCTCGGGGCCGGCGCGCGCCTCGGCGCGATGGTCGACGTCGTACCCTCCAGCCGGACCGAGCCGGACGACGGCGAGGAGACCGACATCGACCCGCTGCGCATCGGGCTGGCCCTCGTCCTCGACGGCATCGACGAGTACACCGAGGTCGTCGACCCGGTCCTCAGCGACGCCACCGGGGACGCCGCGCTCTCGGCGGACCTCGCGACCGTCGCCGCCGCCCTCGGGCAGGGGCTGCAGCACTACGAGGCCGGGCACGTCGTCGAGGCCCTGTGGTGGTGGCAGTTCTCCTACCTCACCTCGTGGGGCGACCGCGGCGCGAGCGCGGTCCGCGGTCTCGTGCTGATCCTCGGGCACCTGCGCACGGACGTGGCCGACGACCCGGCCGCCGACGCCGAGCGGGACGCGCTCGAGGGCTGA
- a CDS encoding aspartate kinase — MALIVQKYGGSSVADAESIKRVAKRISEARKAGHDVVVVVSAMGDTTDELIDLARQITPIPPSREMDILLTAGERISMSLLAMAINNLGVKAKSFTGQQAGVITDAVHGKARIVDVVPGRIRETVDKGSVAIVAGFQGVTESTNDVTTLGRGGSDTTAVALAAGLGADVCEIYTDVDGIFTADPRIVSSARKIDRITYEEMLEMAASGAKILALRCVEYARRYDVPVHVRSSFSGVPGTLVTNASNVTTVPGVDAGTSEGEAVMEAPIISGVAHDRSEAKITVVGVPDVPGTAAHIFEVVAGAGANIDMIVQNISGASTGRTDISFTLPESDGPVATTALNAVREAIGFESIQLDDQIGKLSLVGAGMKSHPGVSAKLFGALRDAGINIEMITTSEIRISVVTREDSLDAAVRAVHTAFDLDTEAEAVVYGGTGR; from the coding sequence GTGGCACTCATCGTGCAGAAGTACGGCGGCTCGTCAGTCGCCGACGCAGAGAGCATCAAGCGCGTCGCCAAGCGGATCAGCGAGGCACGCAAGGCCGGTCACGACGTCGTCGTCGTGGTGTCGGCCATGGGCGACACGACGGACGAGCTCATCGACCTCGCCCGCCAGATCACCCCGATCCCGCCCTCGCGCGAGATGGACATCCTCCTCACCGCCGGCGAGCGCATCTCCATGTCGCTCCTCGCGATGGCCATCAACAACCTCGGGGTCAAGGCGAAGTCCTTCACGGGCCAGCAGGCGGGTGTCATCACCGACGCCGTGCACGGCAAGGCGCGCATCGTCGACGTGGTCCCCGGGCGCATCCGCGAGACGGTCGACAAGGGCTCGGTCGCGATCGTCGCCGGCTTCCAGGGCGTCACGGAGAGCACCAACGACGTGACGACCCTCGGCCGCGGCGGCTCGGACACGACCGCCGTCGCCCTCGCCGCAGGGCTGGGCGCCGACGTCTGCGAGATCTACACCGACGTGGACGGCATCTTCACCGCCGACCCGCGCATCGTCTCGAGCGCGCGCAAGATCGACCGCATCACCTACGAGGAGATGCTCGAGATGGCCGCGAGCGGCGCCAAGATCCTCGCCCTGCGGTGCGTCGAGTACGCCCGCCGCTACGACGTCCCGGTCCACGTCCGGTCGTCGTTCTCCGGGGTCCCAGGGACCCTCGTCACCAACGCCAGCAACGTCACCACGGTCCCGGGCGTCGACGCCGGGACGAGCGAGGGAGAAGCCGTCATGGAAGCACCGATCATCTCCGGGGTGGCGCACGACCGCAGCGAGGCCAAGATCACGGTCGTCGGCGTGCCGGACGTCCCGGGCACGGCAGCCCACATCTTCGAGGTCGTGGCAGGGGCCGGCGCGAACATCGACATGATCGTGCAGAACATCTCGGGTGCCTCGACGGGGCGCACGGACATCTCGTTCACCCTCCCGGAGTCCGACGGGCCGGTGGCCACCACGGCCCTCAACGCCGTGCGCGAGGCCATCGGCTTCGAGTCGATCCAGCTCGACGACCAGATCGGCAAGCTGTCGCTGGTCGGTGCGGGCATGAAGTCGCACCCCGGGGTGTCTGCGAAGCTCTTCGGCGCGCTGCGCGACGCGGGCATCAACATCGAGATGATCACCACCTCGGAGATCCGCATCTCGGTCGTCACCCGCGAGGACAGCCTCGACGCCGCGGTCCGTGCCGTGCACACCGCCTTCGACCTCGACACCGAGGCCGAGGCCGTCGTCTACGGCGGCACCGGCCGCTGA
- a CDS encoding aspartate-semialdehyde dehydrogenase: MSHPGLTVAVVGATGQVGAVMRQLLEERAFPVAQIRYFASARSAGSTLPWKGQDVVVEDSATADLSGIDIALFSAGGSTSTAQAPRFAAAGAVVIDNSSAWRLDPEVPLVVAEVNPEAVADAPKGIIANPNCTTMAAMPVLKPLDDAAGLERLIVSTYQAVSGSGLAGATELDSQVRAAVEQDTVGLVRDGSSVTFPDPVKYVKNIAFNVVPLAGSLVDDGSEETDEEQKLRNESRKILGLPDLAVAGTCVRVPVFTGHSLSINAEFGRAITPDEARTLLAAAPGVELADVPNPLDAAGADPSFVGRIRQDQSVPGGRGLVLFVSNDNLRKGAALNAVQVAELVAARIPTT; the protein is encoded by the coding sequence ATGAGCCACCCCGGACTCACCGTCGCCGTCGTCGGAGCCACCGGGCAGGTGGGCGCCGTGATGCGCCAGCTGCTCGAGGAGCGCGCCTTCCCGGTCGCCCAGATCCGCTACTTCGCCTCCGCCCGCTCTGCCGGCTCGACGCTGCCCTGGAAGGGGCAGGACGTCGTCGTCGAGGACTCGGCGACCGCCGACCTCTCCGGCATCGACATCGCGCTGTTCTCCGCGGGCGGCTCGACGTCGACCGCGCAGGCGCCGCGCTTCGCCGCGGCGGGCGCTGTCGTCATCGACAACTCCTCGGCCTGGCGCCTCGACCCCGAGGTGCCCCTCGTGGTCGCCGAGGTCAACCCCGAGGCGGTCGCCGACGCCCCCAAGGGGATCATCGCCAACCCGAACTGCACCACCATGGCGGCCATGCCCGTCCTCAAGCCCCTCGACGACGCCGCAGGGCTCGAGCGCCTCATCGTGTCGACGTACCAGGCCGTGTCCGGCTCGGGGCTCGCAGGGGCGACGGAGCTCGACTCCCAGGTGCGTGCGGCCGTCGAGCAGGACACCGTCGGCCTGGTCCGTGACGGGTCGTCGGTGACCTTCCCGGACCCCGTGAAGTACGTGAAGAACATCGCGTTCAACGTGGTGCCGCTCGCCGGGTCGCTCGTCGACGACGGCTCGGAGGAGACCGACGAGGAGCAGAAGCTCCGCAACGAGTCCCGCAAGATCCTCGGGCTCCCCGACCTCGCGGTCGCCGGGACCTGCGTGCGCGTGCCGGTGTTCACCGGTCACTCGCTGTCGATCAACGCCGAGTTCGGCCGGGCCATCACCCCCGACGAGGCACGGACCCTGCTCGCCGCCGCACCCGGTGTCGAGCTCGCCGACGTGCCCAACCCCCTCGACGCTGCCGGCGCCGATCCGAGCTTCGTCGGCCGCATCCGCCAGGACCAGTCGGTCCCCGGTGGTCGTGGTCTCGTCCTGTTCGTGAGCAACGACAACCTCCGCAAGGGCGCCGCCCTCAACGCGGTCCAGGTCGCCGAGCTCGTCGCAGCCCGCATCCCCACCACCTGA
- a CDS encoding GntR family transcriptional regulator, which translates to MFDGRDPIYLQIADQIRRDVLAGSLPEGTQVMSTTQYATTFRINPATAAKAFSLLVEDGVLFKQRGVGMFVADGAADRLRAGSRADFFADELRPVLDRAALLGISADEIQRYVAEALAGDAPTTSQEAQS; encoded by the coding sequence GTGTTCGACGGACGAGACCCGATCTACCTGCAGATCGCCGACCAGATCCGGCGGGACGTCCTCGCCGGCTCGCTCCCGGAGGGGACCCAGGTCATGTCGACGACCCAGTACGCGACGACCTTCCGCATCAACCCGGCCACGGCGGCCAAGGCCTTCTCGCTCCTCGTCGAGGACGGCGTGCTCTTCAAGCAGCGCGGCGTCGGCATGTTCGTCGCCGACGGCGCAGCCGACAGGCTCCGTGCGGGCAGCCGCGCCGACTTCTTCGCCGACGAGCTCCGACCGGTCCTCGACCGTGCGGCGCTGCTCGGCATCAGCGCCGACGAGATCCAGCGCTACGTCGCAGAGGCCCTCGCCGGCGACGCCCCGACCACCAGCCAGGAGGCACAGTCATGA
- a CDS encoding ATP-binding cassette domain-containing protein: protein MTGFSVELRGVGVTFDRPALQGVDLTLAPGVVHGLLGRNGSGKTTLLSLLAAFRRPTRGTVLVDGEDPFENERVLEGTCFVRESGDVMDDEKVSVNLDFVEGMRPAFDRAYAEDLLDQFEVPLSTKIGSLSRGQKSAVGASTGLAARAPLTILDEVYLGMDAPSRYRFYEALLRDYVEHPRTVVLSSHLIGELDRVLEQVTILHRGGVLLTDTADSLRERGSTFTGPRAVVDDVVADLAIDVLARTELGGTSQVTVVGHLDAQVLERVRRAGLEVGPVALQDLFVHLTDGRGEPGSVPTTTGKTTAAATAAATTTTTEEVDR from the coding sequence ATGACAGGCTTCAGCGTCGAGCTCCGCGGCGTCGGGGTGACCTTCGACCGCCCCGCGCTCCAGGGCGTCGACCTCACGCTCGCCCCGGGCGTCGTCCACGGCCTGCTGGGCCGCAACGGCTCCGGCAAGACCACCCTGCTCTCGCTCCTCGCGGCGTTCCGACGCCCGACGCGCGGCACCGTCCTCGTGGACGGCGAGGACCCCTTCGAGAACGAGCGTGTCCTCGAGGGCACCTGCTTCGTCCGCGAGAGCGGCGACGTCATGGACGACGAGAAGGTCTCGGTCAACCTCGACTTCGTCGAGGGGATGCGGCCGGCCTTCGACCGCGCCTACGCCGAGGACCTGCTCGACCAGTTCGAGGTGCCGCTCAGCACCAAGATCGGCTCCCTGTCCCGCGGGCAGAAGTCCGCGGTCGGCGCCTCGACGGGCCTCGCGGCCCGGGCCCCGCTGACCATCCTCGACGAGGTCTACCTCGGCATGGACGCCCCCTCGCGCTACAGGTTCTACGAGGCGCTGCTCCGCGACTACGTCGAGCACCCCCGCACCGTCGTGCTGTCGAGCCACCTCATCGGCGAGCTCGACCGGGTGCTCGAGCAGGTGACCATCCTGCACCGCGGCGGTGTCCTGCTGACCGACACGGCCGACTCGCTCCGGGAGCGCGGCTCCACCTTCACCGGCCCACGGGCCGTCGTCGACGACGTGGTGGCCGACCTCGCGATCGACGTGCTCGCCCGGACCGAGCTCGGCGGCACGTCCCAGGTGACGGTCGTCGGCCACCTCGACGCCCAGGTGCTCGAGCGCGTGCGTCGTGCAGGGCTCGAGGTCGGGCCCGTGGCGCTGCAGGACCTGTTCGTGCACCTCACGGACGGCCGGGGTGAGCCCGGCAGCGTGCCGACCACGACCGGGAAGACGACCGCAGCCGCGACGGCCGCGGCCACCACCACCACGACCGAGGAGGTCGACCGATGA
- a CDS encoding 3-deoxy-7-phosphoheptulonate synthase: MSAHSSLDTLIDAHSTNDLRIRALDPLPAPATMLAELPLSDRSAELVERSRGEVRDVVHGTDDRLLVIVGPCSVHDPAAALDYARRLAPLAQELADDLVVVMRVYFEKPRTTVGWKGLINDPGMDESFDVNRGLRLAREVLLGVLDEGVPAACEFLEPTSPQYIADAVSWGAIGARNPESQVHRQLASGLSMPIGFKNATDGDVQAAVDGCVTAAAEHTFFGIDADGRAAAVATTGNPDCHVILRGGRSGPNFDDASVADALDVVGAADLGRRLVIDASHGNSGKSHVRQAEVVREIAGSVAAGNHGISGIMMESFLVAGAQKPAPSGLVYGQSVTDACIDWDTTAELLTELAAASRARRA; the protein is encoded by the coding sequence ATGTCGGCCCACTCGTCACTGGACACTCTCATCGACGCTCACAGCACCAACGACCTGCGCATCCGCGCCCTCGACCCGCTGCCCGCCCCGGCGACCATGCTCGCCGAGCTGCCGTTGTCCGACCGCAGCGCGGAGCTCGTCGAGCGCAGCCGCGGCGAGGTCCGCGACGTCGTCCACGGCACGGACGACCGCCTCCTCGTGATCGTCGGGCCGTGCTCGGTCCACGACCCCGCCGCCGCACTCGACTACGCCCGTCGCCTCGCGCCCCTCGCGCAGGAGCTCGCCGACGACCTCGTCGTCGTCATGCGTGTGTACTTCGAGAAGCCGCGCACCACCGTCGGGTGGAAGGGCCTCATCAACGACCCCGGCATGGACGAGTCCTTCGACGTCAACCGCGGCCTGCGCCTGGCGCGCGAGGTCCTGCTCGGCGTGCTCGACGAGGGCGTCCCGGCGGCCTGCGAGTTCCTCGAGCCGACGAGCCCGCAGTACATCGCCGACGCCGTCTCGTGGGGCGCGATCGGCGCCCGCAACCCCGAGAGCCAGGTGCACCGCCAGCTCGCCTCCGGCCTCTCGATGCCCATCGGCTTCAAGAACGCCACGGACGGCGACGTCCAGGCCGCTGTCGACGGCTGCGTCACCGCAGCCGCCGAGCACACGTTCTTCGGCATCGACGCCGACGGCCGCGCGGCAGCCGTCGCGACGACCGGCAACCCGGACTGCCACGTGATCCTGCGCGGCGGCCGCTCGGGCCCCAACTTCGACGACGCCTCCGTCGCCGACGCGCTCGACGTGGTCGGTGCCGCGGACCTCGGCCGCCGCCTGGTCATCGACGCGAGCCACGGCAACTCCGGCAAGTCCCACGTCCGCCAGGCCGAGGTGGTCCGCGAGATCGCAGGCTCCGTCGCTGCCGGCAACCACGGCATCTCCGGGATCATGATGGAGAGCTTCCTCGTGGCCGGCGCGCAGAAGCCCGCACCGAGCGGCCTCGTCTACGGCCAGTCCGTCACGGACGCCTGCATCGACTGGGACACCACCGCCGAGCTCCTCACCGAGCTCGCCGCAGCCTCCCGCGCCCGCCGGGCCTGA
- a CDS encoding SLC13 family permease codes for MTVTVVVLVLAVVVFVWNKVPVGLVAIGVTLALYGTGVVSLEQAFGGFGDPVIIFIAALFVVSDGLEASGVTSWAGQQLVDRAHGSRTRLVVLLMALVAVVTALISVNGAVAALLPMVVVTAVRLRLSPSQFLIPLAFGAHAGSLLVLTGTPVNVLVSELAVGAGEEPFGFFSFTLVGLPLVLGTMLVVVLLGPRLLPNRAPTALPRDLSGHARLLAEQYALDDRALLGSDTGVTEVVVSPRSALIGAEAFPGMVTESGDLVIAAIQRGGEQVGPTTLQAGDALLLQGTWEALDRTTTDPDVTVVDPPQLLRRQAAPMGGRAKVAIGIVLGMVLLLATGAVPASVAALLAACAMVLLRVMTVSEAHRAISWTTLILVGGMIPLSVAIQSTGLADAMARGLVDVVGTDQPHLLLLGIVVVTVILGQLISNMATALVIGPIAVAVAVDTGLSPLPMLMGVTVAAAAAFLTPVATPANTMVLGPGGYRFGDYWRLGLPLTLLFVLVATFLVPVFWPF; via the coding sequence ATGACAGTGACCGTCGTCGTGCTCGTGCTCGCCGTCGTCGTGTTCGTCTGGAACAAGGTGCCGGTCGGGCTCGTCGCGATCGGCGTCACCCTCGCGCTGTACGGCACCGGAGTGGTCTCGCTCGAGCAGGCCTTCGGCGGCTTCGGCGACCCGGTCATCATCTTCATCGCCGCGCTGTTCGTGGTGAGCGACGGCCTCGAGGCCTCTGGGGTCACCTCGTGGGCCGGGCAGCAGCTCGTCGACCGCGCGCACGGCAGCCGTACCCGCCTCGTCGTGCTGCTCATGGCCCTCGTCGCGGTCGTCACCGCGCTCATCAGCGTCAACGGCGCGGTCGCCGCGCTGCTGCCCATGGTGGTGGTGACCGCGGTCCGCCTGCGGCTGTCGCCGTCGCAGTTCTTGATCCCGCTGGCCTTCGGGGCGCACGCGGGCTCGTTGCTCGTCCTCACCGGCACCCCGGTCAACGTCCTCGTCTCCGAGCTCGCCGTCGGCGCGGGGGAGGAGCCCTTCGGGTTCTTCTCCTTCACCCTCGTCGGCCTGCCGCTCGTGCTCGGCACGATGCTCGTGGTGGTCCTCCTCGGCCCACGGCTGCTGCCGAACCGCGCGCCGACGGCCCTGCCTCGCGACCTCAGCGGGCACGCACGGCTCCTCGCCGAGCAGTACGCCCTCGACGACCGCGCGCTCCTCGGCAGCGACACCGGTGTCACCGAGGTGGTCGTGTCCCCGCGGTCCGCGCTCATCGGGGCCGAGGCGTTCCCCGGCATGGTCACCGAGAGCGGCGACCTGGTGATCGCAGCCATCCAGCGCGGCGGGGAGCAGGTCGGGCCGACGACGCTCCAGGCCGGCGACGCGCTCCTCCTCCAGGGGACGTGGGAGGCGCTCGACCGGACGACGACGGACCCCGACGTCACCGTCGTCGACCCGCCCCAGCTGCTGCGCCGCCAGGCTGCCCCGATGGGCGGCCGCGCCAAGGTGGCGATCGGCATCGTGCTCGGCATGGTGCTGCTGCTCGCGACGGGCGCCGTCCCGGCCTCGGTCGCGGCCCTGCTCGCCGCGTGCGCCATGGTGCTGCTGCGCGTCATGACGGTCTCCGAGGCGCACCGCGCGATCTCGTGGACCACGCTCATCCTCGTGGGCGGCATGATCCCGCTCTCCGTCGCGATCCAGAGCACCGGTCTGGCCGACGCGATGGCCCGTGGCCTCGTCGACGTGGTCGGCACGGACCAGCCGCACCTGCTGCTGCTGGGGATCGTGGTGGTCACCGTGATCCTCGGGCAGCTCATCAGCAACATGGCGACGGCCCTGGTCATCGGGCCGATCGCCGTGGCGGTCGCGGTCGACACCGGCCTGTCGCCCCTGCCGATGCTCATGGGCGTCACCGTCGCCGCTGCGGCCGCGTTCCTCACCCCGGTCGCGACGCCGGCCAACACGATGGTCCTGGGGCCGGGCGGGTACAGGTTCGGGGACTACTGGCGCCTCGGCCTGCCGCTCACCCTCTTGTTCGTGCTGGTGGCGACCTTCCTCGTGCCGGTCTTCTGGCCGTTCTAG